One segment of Neodiprion fabricii isolate iyNeoFabr1 chromosome 1, iyNeoFabr1.1, whole genome shotgun sequence DNA contains the following:
- the LOC124174454 gene encoding ATP-binding cassette sub-family D member gives MSSVFSKLIDKTSERYGIRQERLTKGVVGLVTTLYLLKLGYPYLNQVAAQAKKKATSLCRDISDHRHTASNNNNNNVKDDGKARNNGAASAGDEASSSLPAGNKGIGTGLDREFLARLLTLLKIMIPGWRTKEAALLTSVTLALLARTFLSVYVATLEGSIVKRIVLRDGWGFFSMLIRWFGIALPATFVNSAIRYFEGRLALSFRGRLVKHAYNMYLSQQTYYRVSALDSRLGGAEQRLTDDLSELASSVAHLYTSLTKPLLDCALVGIALASFSARMGSRTVPGPLLATAVIGLTGQVLRLASPKFGQLVAEEASRRGRLRQAHARVSAHAEEIAFYGGQDAELRHLNSAYDSLVVHVRRVLKLKLWYVMLEQFLMKYVWSGTGLFVIALPVLFPVTSASRASNDDTGVSERTQYLTTSKYLLSSGADAVERLMSSYKEAVALAGYTARVGEMLDVFKDTALCKYQKGIVVGQHRPITGNDGIEVTRPSENILHFEDGVPQIRGIVRESTDGSIGLTNVPIVTPNCEVIVPSLTLRIQPGDHLLITGPNGCGKSSLFRIVSGLWPVYGGELTRPKETGEFTYAGVRPTLFYIPQRPYMTVGTLRDQIIYPSDSTKGKYTDEELLHLLDLVDLRSLAEREAEGLSSRNDWDSTLSGGEKQRLAMARLFFHAPRYALLDECTSAVSLEAEGTIYEAAKRMGITLLTVTHRVASLSKFHKLILRFDGEGGWDLGPLNQSDVQVKVANHDQDMDKEEPHHHHRLQELRDMLAKDPVGIS, from the exons ATGTCGTCCGTATTTTCTAAATTGATCGACAAGACTTCGGAACGATATGGCATACGACAGGAGAGGCTGACCAAAGGGGTCGTGGGCCTCGTGACGACCCTTTATCTCCTGAAACTCGGATATCCTTACTTGAACCAGGTAGCGGCGCAGGCGAAAAAGAAGGCGACCAGCCTCTGCAGGGATATTTCGGACCATCGACACACCGccagtaataataacaataacaacgtAAAGGATGACGGTAAGGCGAGAAACAATGGTGCAGCATCGGCCGGTGACGAGGCGAGCTCGTCACTACCTGCGGGTAACAAAGGCATTGGAACTGGTTTGGACCGTGAATTTTTGGCACGGTTATTGACACTgctgaaaattatgataccGGGCTGGCGGACCAAGGAGGCAGCATTGCTGACGAGCGTTACGCTGGCTCTTTTGGCGAGGACGTTTCTTTCGGTTTACGTCGCTACCCTGGAAGGAAGCATAGTAAAACGCATCGTACTTCGGGACGGTTGGGGTTTCTTTTCGATGCTGATACGGTGGTTCGGCATTGCTCTACCTGCGACCTTCGTCAACTCGGCCATCCGCTACTTCGAGGGGCGTCTGGCCCTGAGTTTCAG GGGACGGCTAGTCAAACATGCGTACAATATGTACCTCAGTCAGCAGACCTACTACAGAGTCTCGGCCCTGGACTCGCGGCTTGGCGGAGCCGAGCAACGGCTGACCGACGACTTGTCCGAGTTGGCCAGCTCCGTAGCTCACCTCTATACTAGTCTTACGAAACCTTTGCTCGACTGTGCACTTGTGGGCATCGCATTGGCCTCCTTCTCGGCTCGTATGGGTTCCAGAACAGTTCCAG GTCCGCTGTTGGCAACGGCAGTGATAGGCCTGACTGGTCAGGTTCTGCGGCTGGCATCGCCAAAGTTTGGTCAATTGGTCGCCGAggaggcgtcgcgacgcgggCGTCTGCGACAGGCACACGCGAGGGTCAGCGCTCACGCCGAAGAGATCGCTTTCTACGGTGGCCAGGATGCCGAACTTCGGCATCTCAACTCCGCCTACGACTCTCTGGTCGTTCATGTTAGACGAGTGCTTAAGTTGAAACTGTGGTACGTTATGCTGGAGCAGTTCCTCATGAAGTACGTCTGGTCGGGAACGGGGCTCTTTGTCATCGCCCTGCCAGTCTTATTCCCCGTGACATCCGCCTCACGGGCATCCAATGACGACA CTGGCGTGAGTGAGAGGACGCAGTACCTGACTACCTCAAAGTATCTTCTAAGCTCGGGTGCCGATGCTGTAGAGAGGCTCATGTCGTCCTATAAG GAAGCCGTGGCCCTGGCTGGTTACACGGCTCGAGTTGGCGAGATGTTGGACGTCTTCAAGGACACGGCACTTTGTAAATATCAGAAGGGAATAGTCGTCGGACAGCACAGGCCGATTACCGGAAACGACGGTATAGAAGTAACGCGACCAAGCGAAAACATTCTGCACTTTGAGGACGGAGTACCGCAAATAAGAG GTATTGTTCGCGAAAGCACAGACGGAAGTATCGGACTGACGAATGTCCCCATCGTCACACCCAACTGCGAAGTCATTGTGCCAAGTCTGACATTGCGG ATTCAGCCAGGCGATCACCTACTGATAACAGGACCAAACGGGTGCGGCAAGAGTTCGCTGTTCAGGATCGTTTCCGGTCTTTGGCCCGTTTACGGTGGGGAATTGACCCGCCCCAAGGAGACCGGAGAGTTCACTTACGCTGGTGTGAGACCGACGCTTTTCTACATCCCTCAGCGGCCCTACATGACCGTCGGGACCCTGAGGGACCAGATAATATACCCCTCCGATTCAACGAAGGGCAAATACACCGACGAAGAGCTTCTCCACCTCCTGGATCTCGTCGATCTGCGAAGTCTCGCCGAGCGAGAGGCCGAAGGGCTCAGTTCTCGGAACGATTGGGACTCGACGCTCTCCGGCGGAGAGAAACAGCGGCTGGCAATGGCCAGATTGTTCTTCCACGCACCGAGGTACGCCCTCCTGGACGAATGCACTAGCGCCGTTAGTCTCGAGGCTGAGGGCACCATCTACGAGGCGGCAAAACGTATGGGGATCACCTTGCTGACGGTCACTCACCGAGTCGCCTCCCTGTCCAAATTCCACAAGCTTATACTCCGCTTCGACGGCGAGGGTGGCTGGGATCTTGGACCTTTGAACCAGAGCGACGTTCAGGTCAAGGTAGCGAATCACGACCAAGACATGGACAAGGAAGAACCTCACCACCATCACAGACTGCAG GAACTACGTGACATGCTTGCCAAGGACCCAGTGGGCATCAGCTAG
- the LOC124174456 gene encoding zinc finger protein GLIS3-like isoform X1, with protein sequence MLVGSFPITGLRKKASSVMHLEKYASTGDEEHRHPLGNAAQEDFQRSNGSLASQTCWGSSVSEASSLSPLLLSPRDPGDWEQYGTTLQYTCFPYPPNSAAPPRPDSAAADAMPTWCCLYGEADDAAAADASSSSRHKLPSMGTAFSRSFYPPNTTADCPTSFGSQLYGSQQQSLANVTDEFDLSLIRGDPTSLFAGNGSPPCPTPYLDDLQEELDPFAGFNNSCYAVGHLVSSPPTPASHGSTTSTSPYYRNRGQLNGTSAASTCLLDEPLIENSNQVVLPQDEGLLLANDRESMFTSTSPTIPDTIKLEAPTVGCSVTEDSSFGPTYQCRWMDCGCAFPEQASLVRHIERRHVESSSSGAHSHSKRIQRDSTSGETGAMVPNAPQDEFACLWEGCPRARPFNARYKLLIHMRVHSGEKPNKCPFAGCKKAFSRLENLKIHQRSHTGERPYACQHRGCSKAFSNSSDRAKHQRTHYDTKPYACQVSGCGKRYTDPSSLRKHVKNHAEPGPGSSGPGSRGSSNGMSCKASSTRLNSGPAAQRLQQKTSSIGVDVAATGTTFRPRLGSDLDLGIHYEDEELLLSTVCGEDRVPTPLDERHEYIPFESVRRFLIGDATHVEVTDATVYAEGDVSDFQELGSDIEQQFLELSNLDESVFIGG encoded by the exons ATGCTCGTCGGCTCGTTTCCCATCACTGGGCTCAGGAAGAAGGCGTCGA GCGTGATGCACCTGGAAAAGTACGCCAGTACCGGCGACGAGGAGCACCGTCATCCCCTCGGCAACGCCGCTCAGGAAGACTTCCAACGATCCAACGGCTCTCTCGCGAGCCAGACCTGCTGGGGTTCCTCCGTCAGCGAGGCCAGCAGCCTCTCCCCCCTTCTCCTGAGCCCTCGGGACCCCGGTGACTGGGAACAGTACGGCACCACCCTCCAGTACACCTGCTTTCCCTATCCACCGAACTCCGCCGCTCCTCCGAGACCGGACAGCGCGGCCGCCGACGCGATGCCGACCTGGTGCTGCCTCTACGGGGAGGCCGAcgacgccgccgccgccgACGCGTCGTCTTCGTCTCGGCACAAGCTACCCTCGATGGGAACCGCGTTCTCCAGGTCCTTTTACCCCCCGAACACCACCGCCGACTGCCCGACGAGCTTCGGTTCGCAACTTTACGGTAGCCAGCAGCAGAGCCTCGCCAATGTCACGGACGAGTTCGACCTGAGCCTTATTCGCGGCGACCCCACCTCCCTCTTCGCCGGAAACGGATCGCCGCCCTGCCCGACTCCCTATCTGGACGACCTCCAGGAGGAGCTGGATCCCTTTGCCGGATTTAACAACTCCTGTTACGCGGTTGGACACCTCGTGTCCTCACCACCGACACCCGCGTCTCATGGAtcgacgacgtcgacgtcgcCTTACTACCGGAACAGGGGACAACTCAACGGAACTTCCGCCGCCTCCACCTGCCTCCTCGACGAACCGTTGATCGAGAATAGCAACCAAGTCGTCCTGCCGCAGGACGAGGGACTCCTTCTCGCTAACGACCGTGAGTCCATGTTCACCTCGACGTCGCCCACGATTCCGGATACGATCAAGTTGGAGGCTCCGACTGTCG GCTGTTCCGTAACAGAGGATTCCTCATTCGGGCCGACTTACCAGTGTCGGTGGATGGACTGCGGATGTGCTTTTCCGGAACAGGCGAGTTTGGTGCGGCACATTGAAAGGCGGCACGTCGAGTCATCGTCGTCGGGAGCTCACAGTCACAGTAAAAGAATTCAACGGGATTCAACGTCTGGCGAAACCGGCGCCATGGTGCCAAACGCACCTCAGGACGAGTTCGCCTGTCTCTGGGAAGGATGTCCGCGAGCCAGGCCCTTCAACGCGAGGTACAAGCTTCTCATCCACATGCGGGTGCATAGCGGAGAAAAGCCCAACAAGTGTCCG TTCGCAGGCTGCAAAAAGGCGTTCTCGAGGCtggagaatttgaaaattcaccaaaGATCGCACACCGGTGAAAGGCCCTACGCCTGCCAGCACAGAGGCTGCTCGAAGGCCTTTAGCAACAGCAGTGACCGCGCGAAACATCAGAGAACGCATTACGACACG AAACCGTATGCGTGCCAGGTGAGCGGTTGCGGAAAGCGATACACCGATCCGTCCAGCCTTCGTAAACACGTCAAGAACCACGCGGAACCCGGTCCAGGGTCGTCGGGTCCCGGAAGCAGAGGATCGAGCAACGGGATGTCGTGCAAGGCCTCTTCGACGCGTCTAAACTCCGGTCCAGCAGCGCAACGGCTTCAGCAAAAGACGTCGTCGATCGGGGTGGACGTCGCTGCAACGGGGACCACCTTCCGTCCACGGTTGGGATCCGATCTCGATCTCGGGATTCACTACGAGGACGAAGAGCTGCTCCTCTCGACCGTATGCGGCGAGGATCGCGTCCCAACCCCTTTGGACGAACGCCACGAGTACATTCCCTTCGAGTCCGTGCGACGTTTTCTTATCGGAGACGCAACCCACGTAGAGGTCACCGACGCCACGG TTTATGCGGAAGGCGATGTCTCTGACTTTCAAGAACTGGGATCCGATATCGAGCAACAGTTTCTGGAGCTGAGTAATTTGGACGAATCGGTATTTATCGGAGgttaa
- the LOC124174456 gene encoding zinc finger protein GLIS3-like isoform X2, with protein MSELCRTQQSRRHGVMHLEKYASTGDEEHRHPLGNAAQEDFQRSNGSLASQTCWGSSVSEASSLSPLLLSPRDPGDWEQYGTTLQYTCFPYPPNSAAPPRPDSAAADAMPTWCCLYGEADDAAAADASSSSRHKLPSMGTAFSRSFYPPNTTADCPTSFGSQLYGSQQQSLANVTDEFDLSLIRGDPTSLFAGNGSPPCPTPYLDDLQEELDPFAGFNNSCYAVGHLVSSPPTPASHGSTTSTSPYYRNRGQLNGTSAASTCLLDEPLIENSNQVVLPQDEGLLLANDRESMFTSTSPTIPDTIKLEAPTVGCSVTEDSSFGPTYQCRWMDCGCAFPEQASLVRHIERRHVESSSSGAHSHSKRIQRDSTSGETGAMVPNAPQDEFACLWEGCPRARPFNARYKLLIHMRVHSGEKPNKCPFAGCKKAFSRLENLKIHQRSHTGERPYACQHRGCSKAFSNSSDRAKHQRTHYDTKPYACQVSGCGKRYTDPSSLRKHVKNHAEPGPGSSGPGSRGSSNGMSCKASSTRLNSGPAAQRLQQKTSSIGVDVAATGTTFRPRLGSDLDLGIHYEDEELLLSTVCGEDRVPTPLDERHEYIPFESVRRFLIGDATHVEVTDATVYAEGDVSDFQELGSDIEQQFLELSNLDESVFIGG; from the exons ATGTCAGAGCTTTGTCGTACGCAGCAAAGTCGCCGACACG GCGTGATGCACCTGGAAAAGTACGCCAGTACCGGCGACGAGGAGCACCGTCATCCCCTCGGCAACGCCGCTCAGGAAGACTTCCAACGATCCAACGGCTCTCTCGCGAGCCAGACCTGCTGGGGTTCCTCCGTCAGCGAGGCCAGCAGCCTCTCCCCCCTTCTCCTGAGCCCTCGGGACCCCGGTGACTGGGAACAGTACGGCACCACCCTCCAGTACACCTGCTTTCCCTATCCACCGAACTCCGCCGCTCCTCCGAGACCGGACAGCGCGGCCGCCGACGCGATGCCGACCTGGTGCTGCCTCTACGGGGAGGCCGAcgacgccgccgccgccgACGCGTCGTCTTCGTCTCGGCACAAGCTACCCTCGATGGGAACCGCGTTCTCCAGGTCCTTTTACCCCCCGAACACCACCGCCGACTGCCCGACGAGCTTCGGTTCGCAACTTTACGGTAGCCAGCAGCAGAGCCTCGCCAATGTCACGGACGAGTTCGACCTGAGCCTTATTCGCGGCGACCCCACCTCCCTCTTCGCCGGAAACGGATCGCCGCCCTGCCCGACTCCCTATCTGGACGACCTCCAGGAGGAGCTGGATCCCTTTGCCGGATTTAACAACTCCTGTTACGCGGTTGGACACCTCGTGTCCTCACCACCGACACCCGCGTCTCATGGAtcgacgacgtcgacgtcgcCTTACTACCGGAACAGGGGACAACTCAACGGAACTTCCGCCGCCTCCACCTGCCTCCTCGACGAACCGTTGATCGAGAATAGCAACCAAGTCGTCCTGCCGCAGGACGAGGGACTCCTTCTCGCTAACGACCGTGAGTCCATGTTCACCTCGACGTCGCCCACGATTCCGGATACGATCAAGTTGGAGGCTCCGACTGTCG GCTGTTCCGTAACAGAGGATTCCTCATTCGGGCCGACTTACCAGTGTCGGTGGATGGACTGCGGATGTGCTTTTCCGGAACAGGCGAGTTTGGTGCGGCACATTGAAAGGCGGCACGTCGAGTCATCGTCGTCGGGAGCTCACAGTCACAGTAAAAGAATTCAACGGGATTCAACGTCTGGCGAAACCGGCGCCATGGTGCCAAACGCACCTCAGGACGAGTTCGCCTGTCTCTGGGAAGGATGTCCGCGAGCCAGGCCCTTCAACGCGAGGTACAAGCTTCTCATCCACATGCGGGTGCATAGCGGAGAAAAGCCCAACAAGTGTCCG TTCGCAGGCTGCAAAAAGGCGTTCTCGAGGCtggagaatttgaaaattcaccaaaGATCGCACACCGGTGAAAGGCCCTACGCCTGCCAGCACAGAGGCTGCTCGAAGGCCTTTAGCAACAGCAGTGACCGCGCGAAACATCAGAGAACGCATTACGACACG AAACCGTATGCGTGCCAGGTGAGCGGTTGCGGAAAGCGATACACCGATCCGTCCAGCCTTCGTAAACACGTCAAGAACCACGCGGAACCCGGTCCAGGGTCGTCGGGTCCCGGAAGCAGAGGATCGAGCAACGGGATGTCGTGCAAGGCCTCTTCGACGCGTCTAAACTCCGGTCCAGCAGCGCAACGGCTTCAGCAAAAGACGTCGTCGATCGGGGTGGACGTCGCTGCAACGGGGACCACCTTCCGTCCACGGTTGGGATCCGATCTCGATCTCGGGATTCACTACGAGGACGAAGAGCTGCTCCTCTCGACCGTATGCGGCGAGGATCGCGTCCCAACCCCTTTGGACGAACGCCACGAGTACATTCCCTTCGAGTCCGTGCGACGTTTTCTTATCGGAGACGCAACCCACGTAGAGGTCACCGACGCCACGG TTTATGCGGAAGGCGATGTCTCTGACTTTCAAGAACTGGGATCCGATATCGAGCAACAGTTTCTGGAGCTGAGTAATTTGGACGAATCGGTATTTATCGGAGgttaa
- the LOC124174456 gene encoding zinc finger protein GLIS3-like isoform X3, with product MHLEKYASTGDEEHRHPLGNAAQEDFQRSNGSLASQTCWGSSVSEASSLSPLLLSPRDPGDWEQYGTTLQYTCFPYPPNSAAPPRPDSAAADAMPTWCCLYGEADDAAAADASSSSRHKLPSMGTAFSRSFYPPNTTADCPTSFGSQLYGSQQQSLANVTDEFDLSLIRGDPTSLFAGNGSPPCPTPYLDDLQEELDPFAGFNNSCYAVGHLVSSPPTPASHGSTTSTSPYYRNRGQLNGTSAASTCLLDEPLIENSNQVVLPQDEGLLLANDRESMFTSTSPTIPDTIKLEAPTVGCSVTEDSSFGPTYQCRWMDCGCAFPEQASLVRHIERRHVESSSSGAHSHSKRIQRDSTSGETGAMVPNAPQDEFACLWEGCPRARPFNARYKLLIHMRVHSGEKPNKCPFAGCKKAFSRLENLKIHQRSHTGERPYACQHRGCSKAFSNSSDRAKHQRTHYDTKPYACQVSGCGKRYTDPSSLRKHVKNHAEPGPGSSGPGSRGSSNGMSCKASSTRLNSGPAAQRLQQKTSSIGVDVAATGTTFRPRLGSDLDLGIHYEDEELLLSTVCGEDRVPTPLDERHEYIPFESVRRFLIGDATHVEVTDATVYAEGDVSDFQELGSDIEQQFLELSNLDESVFIGG from the exons ATGCACCTGGAAAAGTACGCCAGTACCGGCGACGAGGAGCACCGTCATCCCCTCGGCAACGCCGCTCAGGAAGACTTCCAACGATCCAACGGCTCTCTCGCGAGCCAGACCTGCTGGGGTTCCTCCGTCAGCGAGGCCAGCAGCCTCTCCCCCCTTCTCCTGAGCCCTCGGGACCCCGGTGACTGGGAACAGTACGGCACCACCCTCCAGTACACCTGCTTTCCCTATCCACCGAACTCCGCCGCTCCTCCGAGACCGGACAGCGCGGCCGCCGACGCGATGCCGACCTGGTGCTGCCTCTACGGGGAGGCCGAcgacgccgccgccgccgACGCGTCGTCTTCGTCTCGGCACAAGCTACCCTCGATGGGAACCGCGTTCTCCAGGTCCTTTTACCCCCCGAACACCACCGCCGACTGCCCGACGAGCTTCGGTTCGCAACTTTACGGTAGCCAGCAGCAGAGCCTCGCCAATGTCACGGACGAGTTCGACCTGAGCCTTATTCGCGGCGACCCCACCTCCCTCTTCGCCGGAAACGGATCGCCGCCCTGCCCGACTCCCTATCTGGACGACCTCCAGGAGGAGCTGGATCCCTTTGCCGGATTTAACAACTCCTGTTACGCGGTTGGACACCTCGTGTCCTCACCACCGACACCCGCGTCTCATGGAtcgacgacgtcgacgtcgcCTTACTACCGGAACAGGGGACAACTCAACGGAACTTCCGCCGCCTCCACCTGCCTCCTCGACGAACCGTTGATCGAGAATAGCAACCAAGTCGTCCTGCCGCAGGACGAGGGACTCCTTCTCGCTAACGACCGTGAGTCCATGTTCACCTCGACGTCGCCCACGATTCCGGATACGATCAAGTTGGAGGCTCCGACTGTCG GCTGTTCCGTAACAGAGGATTCCTCATTCGGGCCGACTTACCAGTGTCGGTGGATGGACTGCGGATGTGCTTTTCCGGAACAGGCGAGTTTGGTGCGGCACATTGAAAGGCGGCACGTCGAGTCATCGTCGTCGGGAGCTCACAGTCACAGTAAAAGAATTCAACGGGATTCAACGTCTGGCGAAACCGGCGCCATGGTGCCAAACGCACCTCAGGACGAGTTCGCCTGTCTCTGGGAAGGATGTCCGCGAGCCAGGCCCTTCAACGCGAGGTACAAGCTTCTCATCCACATGCGGGTGCATAGCGGAGAAAAGCCCAACAAGTGTCCG TTCGCAGGCTGCAAAAAGGCGTTCTCGAGGCtggagaatttgaaaattcaccaaaGATCGCACACCGGTGAAAGGCCCTACGCCTGCCAGCACAGAGGCTGCTCGAAGGCCTTTAGCAACAGCAGTGACCGCGCGAAACATCAGAGAACGCATTACGACACG AAACCGTATGCGTGCCAGGTGAGCGGTTGCGGAAAGCGATACACCGATCCGTCCAGCCTTCGTAAACACGTCAAGAACCACGCGGAACCCGGTCCAGGGTCGTCGGGTCCCGGAAGCAGAGGATCGAGCAACGGGATGTCGTGCAAGGCCTCTTCGACGCGTCTAAACTCCGGTCCAGCAGCGCAACGGCTTCAGCAAAAGACGTCGTCGATCGGGGTGGACGTCGCTGCAACGGGGACCACCTTCCGTCCACGGTTGGGATCCGATCTCGATCTCGGGATTCACTACGAGGACGAAGAGCTGCTCCTCTCGACCGTATGCGGCGAGGATCGCGTCCCAACCCCTTTGGACGAACGCCACGAGTACATTCCCTTCGAGTCCGTGCGACGTTTTCTTATCGGAGACGCAACCCACGTAGAGGTCACCGACGCCACGG TTTATGCGGAAGGCGATGTCTCTGACTTTCAAGAACTGGGATCCGATATCGAGCAACAGTTTCTGGAGCTGAGTAATTTGGACGAATCGGTATTTATCGGAGgttaa
- the LOC124174465 gene encoding GILT-like protein 1 encodes MRWYYVKPHAAVSQYYLVTAAVIIAVCGSARSDTTGGPSFSPVDITVYYESLCGDSIQFVRNQLVPAYRDIGSFFTVNYIPYGKATHGKYVSNGVEKWHFTCQHGPQECYGNKAQACGINDILTNPERTNKQQDLVNFVGCVMQARNPSTAVPQCLQTIGMDTQHVSLVENCISSVAGDELLAAYGDKTLALQPSLSFVPTITVDRAYSQEDQIGALRNLTATVCKHIPEHNKPLNCSG; translated from the exons ATGAGGTGGTACTACGTCAAGCCTCACGCTGCTGTGAGCCAATATTATTTGGTAACAGCCGCAGTAATCATCGCCGTCTGCGGTTCTGCG AGGTCTGATACGACTGGTGGACCCTCATTTTCTCCAGTGGATATTACCGTGTACTACGAATCCCTTTGCGGCGATAGCATTCAGTTTGTCAGAAATCAACTAGTCCCAGCGTATCGTGATATTGGAAGCTTTTTTACCGTCAACTACATTCCTTACGGCAAAGCCACG CACGGAAAGTACGTTAGTAATGGGGTTGAAAAATGGCATTTCACCTGTCAACATGGACCACAAGAATGCTATGGCAATAAAGCGCAAGCTTGCGGCATAAACGACATCTTGACAAACCCTGAGAGAACCAACAAGCAACAGGATCTAGTCAATTTTGTCGGCTGCGTGATGCAGGCGAGGAATCCTTCCACTGCTGTTCCACAG TGTCTACAAACGATTGGCATGGATACGCAGCACGTATCGTTAGTAGAAAATTGCATCTCATCCGTAGCAGGAGATGAGCTGCTCGCAGCTTACGGTGACAAAACTCTGGCTCTACAGCCAAGCTTGAGTTTCGTACCAACCATCACGGTCGACAGG GCATACTCGCAAGAGGATCAAATAGGCGCGCTGCGCAACTTGACAGCTACCGTCTGTAAACACATACCTGAACATAACAAGCCATTGAATTGTAGCGGCTGA
- the LOC124174466 gene encoding cytochrome c oxidase assembly factor 7 homolog: MAGYNLKSPEEVKEYLKNLHIEYKFGCLNEKNPETCHLLGDYEESISKDYEKSAKIYKENCDERNFAHSCRKFGGYALIGKGLDAESPTESYKYLKKGCDVGDMMSCAHAGIVATSSFKIGEKEVPIDFPTGLDLLHKTCHEHKLEKACYYLSGLYLGGVPDYLEKNMKEAYKASMKACELGNAYACANLSQMHARGDGVQKNSELAEAFKQRALSIQRALQETKHIPFQQGMGS, from the exons ATGGCTGGCTACAACTTGAAGAGCCCTGAAGAGGTGAAAGAGTATCTTAAAAACCTTCACATCGAATACAAATTCGGATGTCTCAACGAGAAAAACCCGGAAA CATGTCACCTCCTTGGAGATTACGAAGAGAGTATAAGTAAGGATTATGAAAAATCGGCCAAAATCTACAAGGAAAATTGTGACGAGAGAAACTTTGCCCACAGTTGCCGAAAGTTTGGAGGTTATGCACTAATCG GCAAAGGTCTGGATGCGGAATCACCTACAGAGTCTTACAAGTATCTGAAAAAAGGATGCGATGTTGGAGACATGATGTCCTGTGCGCATGCAGGAATTGTGGCAACGTCCTCGTTTAAAATTGGAGAGAAAGAAGTTCCCATAGATTTTCCAACGGGGCTTGATTTACTTCACAAAACTTGCCACGAGCACAAGTTGGAAAAAGCTTGCTACTACCTGTCAGGACTCTATCTTGGCGGGGTTCCGGATTACTTGGAAAAGAACATGAAGGAAGCTTACAAGGCTTCGATGAAAGCTTGCGAGCTTGGAAACGCATATGCCTGCGCCAACTTGTCACAAATGCATGCACGTGGCGACGGAGttcagaaaaattctgaacttGCCGAAGCCTTCAAGCAACGAGCACTCTCGATTCAAAGGGCCTTGCAAGAGACCAAACATATACCATTTCAGCAGGGTATGGGAAGCTAA